CGGACGGGGCAGGCTGAGACTCCGCTGGAGCAGAGAAAGCGCCGATCACCCCAACTGCTGCGATAGCGAGGAGACTCGCGAACCGAGGCGAGCTCGTGCTAGGCGCGGCGAGGCGACCCCAGAGCGAGGCATGGTTCAGCTTGGCGCGAGTCATTCATCGTCTCCTGCGTCATCAATCACTTCCCGGAGTTCATCGTTGAGGTTCGATTCCTCACGGGAACGCTCACGCTGGAGGTTGATGACGCGACTGCGCGCTTCCTCTCGGACCTCCCAAGCGTGCTGCACAATACCGGTGTCCGCTCGAAGAACGATGTTCTTGAGCCGATCCCGCACCAATCCGAAGTTCTTCATTGCTACTTCGCCGACCAACAGGCGTGCCTGCTGGTCCAGCGACTCGAGTTGCTCAGCGTAGCGTTCGACGTTCGCGACTTCGTCCGCCAGCTTCTTCTGAAGCCCGCGGGTTTGCTCGTCCACTTCCTTGTCGAGCTTCGCGTACGCGTCTTCCAGGCTCTTCTCTGCACGTTCCGCGCTGGCCAGGACCGGCAGCAGCGACTTGGCGTAGCTCTGTGATCCAGAGCCAGCCTGCCCCTGAGCCGCGAGCTGTACCTCGCGAGTGAGCAGAGTGCGGAACTCCCGGCGGACGTTTGCGTCATCAACGTACCGCTGATCACCGAACCCGATCTGCGCGCGCCCCATTTCTATTGCCTCACGGTACTGCTTGATCCGCTTGCGATAGAGCTTTAGGTCACGCTCGTTTGCGGCGATTTCGGCCTCGAATCGCTTCCGGCTCTCGGGGTCCTGCACGACGCCGTGCTTGTCCGCGTCTTTCATGACGCGCTTGAGCCCGTTGATCACGGCTTGAAGGCCGTCAGCTGCGATGGTGAGCTGCTGAAGCTTCTGCGAGACTTTGTTCCACTGGGCCTCACCGGAAACCTCTCGCTTGGCGAAGTCGCCCTCGTTCTTGGGTAGCCACCCCAGACGCTTCATCAAAGCACGACGCTTTGCGCGGACTGAGCCGATTTCTCCGCTCAGTGCGGAGTCGTTGACATCTTCCAATCCGCGGGCCAGATCGCCCCGCGCGAGTGAGATGCGGTTGAGGAGCGCCAGAGACTCCTCCATCCCTGCTTTCAGCTCCGGGAACGCCTTTGCGCGAGTGCTGGAGGAAAGCACCACGTTCAGCTTGGTCGCGAGCTTGCGGCTATCGCGGATGAGTTCGCGGCTCCGACTCACATCGTCGATCACGGAGAACACGCGATCACCTTCGGAGGCCTCGCGAGCCCACTCGATGGCGAGCGGTGGGAGTTCGCCTCCACCATCCACTTCGGTTTGTTCGTCCACGAGCTTGTCGTAGTAGACGGCCGGATCGGTGGTGGTCTTCAGGAAGCGGTCCACCTGCTCGCGGATTGGATCGAACTGGTTGCGTACGCTGTTGTAGAGCGTGAGTGCCTTTTCGAACTTGCCAGAGCGCAACATCAGGTCCGCTCGCAAGAGAGAGCCGTCCGCGAACTCGAGGCTCTTAGGGTCAGCAATCGCCAACACCTCCAGCGCGCGTTCAGCTCGCTGGTAGTCGCCGAGGCGGACGTACACCCACGCGAGCTCATAGAGCATGGTGGTGAACTCGGGGCTGCGGCGGTCAACGTGACTGTAGGCCTCAGCCGAGTCGAGATAGCTGTCGCTCTCGTAGAACAGGCGCCCGATCGCCATCCACGCGAGGTCGATTACGTGTCGGTGGCGCTCCGAATCAGGGGTCAGCTGGGTGACTTTGCGGAACGCCTCGATGGCCTTGGCGTAGCGATCTCGAGGTGCCGGCTCGGCTGGCTGAGCGCTTCCCGCTTCAGGAACAGCATCCGGCGCAGGCTGTGCCGGTGGCTCAGGAGCTGCCTCCTTAACCAAGATCGCACCCGTCAGGTACTTCGACTGGTGGTCATAGTCCGATCCCGAGGCGACCGTGGCGAGGGCAGAGCGAGCCTGATCGAACTGGCGCTTGGCGAAGTACGCCTTCCCGCGCGCGTACTGCAAACTGCCCGTCGAGTCCGAGTTGGGCAGCTTGCTCATACGGGCAAAGACGTCGTCCAGCGAGTCCAGATCGTCGGTGCGGAGAGCGACGTCCACCAGCCGGCTGAGCGAGCGACCGGCGTAGGCGGAATAAGCGGGCTCCGTGCCGTGATCGATGATGTCCCGGTAGTGTCGCCGTGCGGAAAGAAGCTGGTTTGACTGAAAATAGCCATCAGCCAACAAGAACTCCGCATCCGCGATCTCCGCGGGGGTCGCCTTGCCTTGACGCCCCAGCTCAAGCACCTTGCTGAGTTCGCGGATCGCGCGCTCATAGTCCTTGGTGCGGAGCAGCAGGTCGCCCGCGGCGATGCGTTTCGCCACGGAAACGCCGTGGATCTGCTTGGCTTTCTTGATCGCAGCC
This is a stretch of genomic DNA from Polyangiaceae bacterium. It encodes these proteins:
- a CDS encoding tetratricopeptide repeat protein, with protein sequence MSPARWLVGAVGVFALGLTASPAHALDAAVAKGRAEAEIRAVNGSTSKIQAAIKKAKQIHGVSVAKRIAAGDLLLRTKDYERAIRELSKVLELGRQGKATPAEIADAEFLLADGYFQSNQLLSARRHYRDIIDHGTEPAYSAYAGRSLSRLVDVALRTDDLDSLDDVFARMSKLPNSDSTGSLQYARGKAYFAKRQFDQARSALATVASGSDYDHQSKYLTGAILVKEAAPEPPAQPAPDAVPEAGSAQPAEPAPRDRYAKAIEAFRKVTQLTPDSERHRHVIDLAWMAIGRLFYESDSYLDSAEAYSHVDRRSPEFTTMLYELAWVYVRLGDYQRAERALEVLAIADPKSLEFADGSLLRADLMLRSGKFEKALTLYNSVRNQFDPIREQVDRFLKTTTDPAVYYDKLVDEQTEVDGGGELPPLAIEWAREASEGDRVFSVIDDVSRSRELIRDSRKLATKLNVVLSSSTRAKAFPELKAGMEESLALLNRISLARGDLARGLEDVNDSALSGEIGSVRAKRRALMKRLGWLPKNEGDFAKREVSGEAQWNKVSQKLQQLTIAADGLQAVINGLKRVMKDADKHGVVQDPESRKRFEAEIAANERDLKLYRKRIKQYREAIEMGRAQIGFGDQRYVDDANVRREFRTLLTREVQLAAQGQAGSGSQSYAKSLLPVLASAERAEKSLEDAYAKLDKEVDEQTRGLQKKLADEVANVERYAEQLESLDQQARLLVGEVAMKNFGLVRDRLKNIVLRADTGIVQHAWEVREEARSRVINLQRERSREESNLNDELREVIDDAGDDE